A portion of the Cydia pomonella isolate Wapato2018A unplaced genomic scaffold, ilCydPomo1 PGA_scaffold_215, whole genome shotgun sequence genome contains these proteins:
- the LOC133533914 gene encoding proton-coupled folate transporter-like has product MAEEKNKSTEKLEDDPLREPKNVQFKDKTFKEKLGYIKDNITVEPMLAGLIIPSVISRFAMGNFNLDKACRVNKGFGDEICDALVKKTSNNYTFYEQEVQKLISSIDIWRGLVQTAIPCIIIIFLGAWSDRTGKRKICILLPILGEILTSISNLINVYFFYEIPVEITVLMETIFPAFTGSWVTMFLGVFSYISDITSVETRTFRVGLVNFCMTAGLPLGIGISGYLLKNMGYYGIFSVTLVAFIVILAYGCFCLKEPEQWLRDKGLPVIEREKQVNVSFFDVTHVSDTVVVAYRQREGNGRTKVLLTLFCVFILYGPSMSEHSVFYLYLRNQLNWDMVKFGVFTSYSIVLHSIGAMFTITVLSKKLQVEDSLLCTISIMSKFVGSIWIAFVTTDIEMYLVPVVEFFNASTFTSLRSIISKLVEKDETAKVNSLFSLTETVAALVFQPLYTWIYMRTLNVFPGTVFIMSAAFIIPAVIVLLMFYAKIKMESKSARKIAFEAQEKKDAEEKKTEPLDFLRPNIEPIENAEVIK; this is encoded by the exons ATGGCAGAAGAAAAGAATAAATCGACAGAAAAATTAGAAGATGATCCATTACGTGAGCCAAAAAATGTACAGTTCAAAGATAAAACGTTCAAAGAAAAGCTTGGATATATCAAAGACAACATAACTGTCGAACCTATGCTAGCAGGACTTATTATACCAAGCGTGATCTCCAGGTTTGCAATGggaaattttaatttagataaagcTTGCAGAGTCAATAAGGGTTTTGGTGATGAAATCTGTGACGCTCTGGTAAAGAAAACTAGCAATAACTACACATTTTACGAACAAGAGGTTCAGAAACTGATCTCGTCTATCGATATTTGGAGAGGACTGGTGCAAACAGCGATTCCGTGtatcatcataatatttttaGGAGCTTGGAGTGATAGAACAGGAAAACGGAAAATATGTATCTTGCTTCCCATTCTCGGAGAAATACTGACATCTATCAGTAACCTGATCAACGTATACTTCTTCTACGAAATTCCGGTTGAAATTACTGTGTTGATGGAGACTATATTCCCTGCATTTACCGGCAGTTGGGTGACTATGTTTCTAGGCGTATTCAGTTATATCAGTGACATCACTTCAGTGGAAACGAGGACATTTCGAGTGGGTCTTGTTAACTTCTGTATGACAGCTGGTCTCCCTCTTGGGATCGGTATAAGTGGATATTTATTGAAGAACATGGGATACTACGGTATTTTCAGTGTGACTTTGGTGGCGTTCATTGTAATTCTTGCATACGGATGTTTTTGCTTAAAAGAGCCCGAACAGTGGTTACGAGACAAAGGCCTACCTGTG ATTGAACGAGAAAAACAAGTGAACGTGTCCTTCTTCGATGTAACACATGTATCAGACACAGTGGTTGTGGCCTATCGGCAACGCGAAGGCAATGGCAGAACGAAAGTACTCCTCACGCTGTTCTGCGTTTTCATACTTTACGGACCTAGCATGT CGGAACACTCGGTATTTTACCTGTACTTGAGAAACCAACTCAACTGGGACATGGTGAAATTCGGGGTCTTCACCAGTTACTCCATCGTATTGCATTCTATTG GTGCAATGTTTACAATAACAGTACTGAGCAAGAAGCTTCAGGTCGAAGACTCGTTGCTCTGCACCATCTCCATCATGAGCAAATTCGTCGGCTCCATTTGGATTGCCTTCGTGACCACTGATATCGAGATGTATCTGG TTCCTGTCGTTGAATTTTTCAATGCGAGCACCTTCACATCGCTGCGGTCCATTATTTCAAAATTGGTGGAAAAAGATGAAACAG CGAAAGTAAACTCCCTGTTCTCACTGACGGAGACAGTAGCTGCGCTGGTGTTCCAGCCGCTCTACACGTGGATCTACATGCGGACCCTGAACGTGTTCCCAGGAACAGTATTCATCATGAGTGCTGCATTTATCATACCCGCTGTTATTGTGCTGCT AATGTTCTACgccaaaataaaaatggaatctAAGAGTGCAAGAAAAATAGCTTTCGAAGCACAGGAAAAAAAGGATGCTGAAGAGAAAAAAACAGAGCCTCTGGACTTTTTGAGGCCCAACATAGAACCAATTGAAAATGCAGAAGTTATAAAGTAA
- the LOC133533915 gene encoding probable peptidoglycan muropeptide transporter SLC46 isoform X1 — translation MADTSAQECEPLEAATKVKTSGSGYKRISNFFKVFKHITVEPTGAIFLCACIFVATTSQTLQLEKTCRVNLKLGDEICTSLRNQDSTNNSVYEKQVQQYVARKLAWKSILQSVLPCITLVFVGAWSDKTGRRIVIMAIPMIGEILHCISNIVNVFFFYELPVEVQIFSDVILVGLAGGWATLFLGLFCYIGDITTEENRTHRLGFVQFFTFIGMPIGLGFSGVILKRFGYYAVYSIALIMHICNMAYVTLKLQDPERTEKQIKHDGRGFFYFFRLFFDFTNIKETVRVVFKNGPNNRRMRICILLGTVSILFGPMYGEIAVMYMSTRYRFGWDELQFSIYQTYNFVTHTIGTVFSLIVFSKMLKWHDSMLGIISTISKLVGSFIYCFAATATIFYIAPLVEILNGTALLATRSIMSKLVAPDELGKVNSIFGLTENLMPLIYVPLYTTVYTHTMEVLPGAVFLMGACMSIPAIAVFSWLLYEHRKGVRRIKKEENGVTEPLNGAVEIPLNKVNNEAS, via the exons ATGGCTGATACTAGTGCCCAGGAATGTGAACCTTTAGAGGCTGCAACGAAAGTAAAAACAAGTGGTAGTGGTTACAAACGTATCAGTAATTTCTTCAAAGTATTCAAACACATTACAGTAGAACCAACTGGTGCCATCTTTCTTTGTGCCTGTATCTTTGTGGCGACCACCTCCCAAACACTTCAGTTGGAGAAAACCTGTCGAGTAAATCTCAAACTTGGAGATGAAATATGTACTTCACTCAGAAATCAAGACTCGACTAACAACAGTGTATATGAGAAGCAAGTGCAGCAATATGTGGCTCGGAAACTGGCATGGAAAAGTATTCTCCAGTCTGTGTTACCATGTATTACACTTGTGTTCGTCGGAGCTTGGAGTGACAAAACTGGAAGAAGAATTGTAATCATGGCAATTCCTATGATTGGAGAGATATTACACTGCATTAGTAACATCgtaaacgttttctttttctacgAACTGCCTGTGGAAGTCCAAATTTTTTCAGACGTAATTTTAGTAGGCTTGGCCGGAGGTTGGGCTACCTTATTTCTAGGCTTATTTTGTTACATAGGAGACATCACTACGGAAGAGAACAGGACTCATCGATTGGGATTTGTGCAGTTTTTCACGTTTATCGGCATGCCCATAGGCTTGGGATTCTCCGGAGTCATTTTGAAGAGATTTGGGTACTATGCAGTGTACAGCATTGCACTGATTATGCACATCTGTAACATGGCTTATGTTACCCTCAAACTACAGGATCCAGAACGAACTGAAAAACAAATAAAG CACGATGGACGAGGTTTCTTCTACTTCTTTCGCCTCTTTTTCGACTTCACAAACATCAAGGAGACGGTGCGCGTCGTGTTCAAGAACGGACCGAACAATCGAAGAATGCGCATCTGCATCCTGCTGGGCACTGTGAGCATCCTGTTTGGACCTATGTATG GTGAAATAGCCGTAATGTACATGTCCACGAGATACCGCTTTGGTTGGGATGAGCTGCAGTTCAGCATATACCAGACATACAACTTTGTCACTCACACCATTG gTACGGTGTTCTCTCTCATCGTATTCAGCAAGATGTTGAAATGGCATGATTCGATGCTGGGCATCATTTCCACGATTAGCAAGCTCGTCGGCTCCTTCATATACTGCTTTGCGGCCACGGCAACCATATTCTACATAG cTCCTTTGGTGGAAATATTAAATGGAACAGCTCTTCTAGCGACGAGATCCATCATGTCCAAACTAGTGGCTCCTGATGAATTGG GTAAAGTAAACTCCATATTTGGGCTGACTGAGAACTTGATGCCTTTGATTTACGTGCCGCTGTACACCACCGTGTACACCCACACCATGGAGGTACTGCCGGGCGCTGTGTTCCTCATGGGTGCTTGCATGTCCATACCAGCGATCGCTGTTTTCTC
- the LOC133533915 gene encoding lysosomal proton-coupled steroid conjugate and bile acid symporter SLC46A3-like isoform X2, translating into MAKTSATELEPLGAKAQKKNNNGLKNTLKNITVEPTGIIYVTAAMLAIITNQTLQLEKTCRVNLNLGDEICTSLRNQDSNSSSEYEKQVQQYVAQRLAVKYILYSLLPCTILLFVGAWSDKTGRRVILIRVPMFADILATISTLLNVFFFYALPVEVQIFADCLIIGFGGGWASFFLGMFSYIGDITSEENRTYRLGFVQFFSFVGIPIGLSLSGVILKRYGYYAVYFTSLTMHILNTIYFIYKIKDPERTEQQKKHDGRGFFYFFRLFFDFTNIKETVRVVFKNGPNNRRMRICILLGTVSILFGPMYGEIAVMYMSTRYRFGWDELQFSIYQTYNFVTHTIGTVFSLIVFSKMLKWHDSMLGIISTISKLVGSFIYCFAATATIFYIAPLVEILNGTALLATRSIMSKLVAPDELGKVNSIFGLTENLMPLIYVPLYTTVYTHTMEVLPGAVFLMGACMSIPAIAVFSWLLYEHRKGVRRIKKEENGVTEPLNGAVEIPLNKVNNEAS; encoded by the exons ATGGCTAAAACGAGTGCTACTGAATTAGAACCTTTAGGAGCTAAAgctcagaaaaaaaataacaatggtCTCAAAAATACACTCAAAAACATAACAGTTGAACCAACTGGCATTATTTATGTCACCGCTGCCATGCTTGCGATTATCACCAACCAAACACTCCAGTTAGAAAAAACTTGTCGAGTTAATCTAAATCTGGGAGATGAAATTTGCACTTCACTCAGAAACCAAGACTCGAACAGCAGCAGCGAGTATGAGAAACAAGTACAACAGTATGTGGCCCAGAGATTGGCGGTGAAGTATATTCTATACTCTTTACTGCCGTGTACTATTCTTCTATTTGTTGGAGCCTGGAGCGACAAAACGGGGAGAAGGGTCATTTTGATTAGAGTACCCATGTTTGCAGATATATTGGCAACCATAAGTACCCTACTGAATGTCTTCTTCTTCTACGCGTTACCTGTAGAAGTTCAAATTTTTGCGGACTGCCTTATAATTGGCTTTGGAGGTGGCTGGGCTTCGTTCTTTCTGGGCATGTTCAGTTACATCGGAGACATCACCTCAGAAGAAAACAGGACGTATCGCTTGGGTTTTGTGCAGTTTTTCTCATTTGTCGGAATACCCATAGGCCTGAGTCTCTCTGGAGTGATTTTGAAGAGATACGGTTATTATGCAGTATACTTCACTTCACTAACcatgcatattttaaatacaatctattttatttacaaaattaaagaTCCAGAACGAACGGAGCAACAGAAAAAG CACGATGGACGAGGTTTCTTCTACTTCTTTCGCCTCTTTTTCGACTTCACAAACATCAAGGAGACGGTGCGCGTCGTGTTCAAGAACGGACCGAACAATCGAAGAATGCGCATCTGCATCCTGCTGGGCACTGTGAGCATCCTGTTTGGACCTATGTATG GTGAAATAGCCGTAATGTACATGTCCACGAGATACCGCTTTGGTTGGGATGAGCTGCAGTTCAGCATATACCAGACATACAACTTTGTCACTCACACCATTG gTACGGTGTTCTCTCTCATCGTATTCAGCAAGATGTTGAAATGGCATGATTCGATGCTGGGCATCATTTCCACGATTAGCAAGCTCGTCGGCTCCTTCATATACTGCTTTGCGGCCACGGCAACCATATTCTACATAG cTCCTTTGGTGGAAATATTAAATGGAACAGCTCTTCTAGCGACGAGATCCATCATGTCCAAACTAGTGGCTCCTGATGAATTGG GTAAAGTAAACTCCATATTTGGGCTGACTGAGAACTTGATGCCTTTGATTTACGTGCCGCTGTACACCACCGTGTACACCCACACCATGGAGGTACTGCCGGGCGCTGTGTTCCTCATGGGTGCTTGCATGTCCATACCAGCGATCGCTGTTTTCTC